A window from Variovorax sp. PBL-E5 encodes these proteins:
- a CDS encoding DUF4118 domain-containing protein, producing MQDAVRPDPDALLAQLRAEDERTRRGKLRIYFGASAGVGKTWAMLSAAQRERAAGRDLAVGVVETHGRSETAALLAGLGTLPLREIAYRGRTLAEFDLDAALARHPAVLLVDELAHTNAPGSRHAKRWQDVQELLAAGIDVWSAINVQHLESLNGTVGAITGVRVHETVPDSVLDEADEVVLVDVTPDELTARLAAGKVYLPQQAERAAQNFFRKGNLIALREIALRRTAEHVEDDVRGWRVEQSGARGDAGPPAWNTSGAILACVGPHEGAGQTVRTAARLAGQLNVRWHAAYVETPRLQRLDAAQRDRILALLKLAEELGAATAVLTGIDVAAELARQAQRLNCATLVVGRAEPAGGWRRWWPSKGLAGELARHAPGIDIVEVARADSARRLAHAQAGRRSGELDDVEDADRPRARWPGYAWTAAISVAITLLATPLSHVLELTNIVMLFLLGVVGVALRFGRGPAAFAALLNVAAFDYFFVPPRLSFSVSDVQYLLTFVVMLGVGLLVGQLTAGLRFAAGVSASRERRAQSLFELTRELSAALQSTQVIALGAAAVQSHFGGQALVLVPDAGDRLVMPGEPPAGFDASVADWAFRQGQPAGLATATLAAQPWHYVPLKAPMRVRGVLALEPARPRWLLIPEQVQQLDTLARQIAIALERVHYVEVAQQALVEMESERLRNALLGAISHDVRTPLTALIALAESLQAPSDAAADPRAVARAIVAQAHQLHALVNNLLDMARLESGIAGGAVNLRREWQSVEEVVGAAIRAARPALGDMPVRTDLPAELPLVEFDAVLIERVLVNLLENAAKYGRPPVVVGARVTPKTLVLTVRDHGPGLPPSMQGQEQLLFEKFTRGQAESATPGVGLGLAICKAVVGAHGGDIAATNAVDGGAEFAVTLPRREPPEPVADSGD from the coding sequence ATGCAAGACGCCGTTCGCCCCGATCCCGACGCGCTGCTGGCGCAGCTGCGCGCCGAGGACGAGCGCACGCGGCGCGGCAAGCTGCGCATCTACTTCGGCGCCAGCGCCGGCGTCGGCAAGACCTGGGCCATGCTGAGCGCGGCGCAGCGCGAGCGCGCGGCGGGCCGCGACTTGGCTGTCGGCGTGGTCGAGACGCATGGCCGCAGCGAGACCGCGGCGCTGCTGGCCGGGCTCGGCACGCTGCCCCTTCGCGAGATCGCGTACCGCGGCCGCACGCTGGCCGAGTTCGACCTCGATGCCGCGCTCGCGCGCCATCCCGCGGTGCTGCTGGTCGACGAGCTCGCGCACACCAACGCGCCCGGCTCGCGCCATGCGAAGCGCTGGCAGGACGTGCAGGAGCTGCTGGCCGCGGGCATCGATGTCTGGTCGGCCATCAATGTGCAGCATCTGGAAAGCCTCAACGGCACGGTCGGCGCGATCACCGGCGTGCGCGTGCACGAGACCGTGCCCGACAGCGTGCTCGACGAGGCCGACGAGGTGGTGCTGGTCGATGTCACGCCCGACGAACTCACTGCGCGGCTGGCGGCCGGCAAGGTCTACCTGCCGCAGCAGGCCGAGCGCGCGGCGCAGAACTTCTTCCGCAAGGGCAACCTGATCGCGCTGCGCGAGATCGCGCTGCGCCGCACCGCCGAGCACGTGGAGGACGACGTGCGCGGCTGGCGCGTCGAGCAGTCCGGCGCGCGCGGCGATGCCGGGCCGCCGGCCTGGAACACCTCGGGCGCGATCCTCGCGTGCGTCGGCCCGCACGAGGGCGCCGGCCAGACGGTGCGCACTGCGGCGCGCCTGGCCGGCCAGCTCAACGTGCGCTGGCATGCGGCCTACGTCGAGACGCCGCGCCTGCAGCGGCTCGACGCGGCGCAGCGCGACCGCATCCTCGCGCTGCTCAAGCTGGCCGAGGAGCTGGGCGCGGCGACGGCGGTGCTGACCGGCATCGATGTCGCGGCGGAGCTGGCCCGCCAGGCGCAGCGGCTCAACTGCGCGACACTGGTCGTGGGCCGCGCCGAGCCGGCGGGCGGATGGCGGCGCTGGTGGCCTTCCAAAGGGCTGGCGGGCGAACTCGCGCGCCATGCGCCGGGCATCGACATCGTCGAGGTCGCGCGCGCCGACAGCGCGCGGCGGCTCGCGCATGCACAGGCCGGCCGGCGCAGTGGCGAGCTCGACGATGTCGAGGATGCCGACCGACCCCGGGCGCGCTGGCCCGGCTATGCGTGGACCGCGGCGATCAGCGTGGCGATCACGCTGCTGGCGACGCCGTTGTCGCACGTGCTGGAGCTGACCAACATCGTGATGCTGTTCCTGCTCGGCGTGGTCGGCGTGGCGCTGCGTTTCGGGCGCGGGCCGGCGGCCTTCGCGGCGCTGCTCAACGTCGCGGCCTTCGACTATTTCTTCGTGCCGCCGCGGCTGTCCTTCAGCGTCAGTGACGTGCAGTACCTGCTGACCTTCGTCGTCATGCTCGGCGTCGGCCTCCTGGTCGGCCAGCTCACCGCGGGGCTGCGCTTCGCGGCCGGCGTGTCGGCCAGCCGCGAGCGGCGCGCGCAATCGCTGTTCGAGCTCACGCGCGAACTGTCGGCCGCGCTCCAGAGCACGCAGGTGATCGCGCTCGGCGCGGCGGCGGTCCAAAGCCATTTCGGCGGCCAGGCGCTGGTGCTGGTGCCGGATGCCGGCGACCGGCTCGTGATGCCCGGCGAGCCGCCCGCGGGTTTCGATGCCTCGGTGGCCGATTGGGCCTTTCGCCAGGGGCAGCCGGCCGGCCTCGCGACTGCGACGCTGGCGGCGCAGCCCTGGCACTACGTGCCGCTCAAGGCGCCGATGCGGGTGCGCGGCGTGCTCGCGCTCGAGCCCGCACGGCCGCGCTGGCTGCTGATTCCCGAGCAGGTGCAGCAGCTCGACACGCTGGCGCGGCAGATCGCGATCGCGCTGGAGCGCGTGCACTATGTCGAGGTGGCGCAGCAGGCCCTGGTCGAGATGGAATCGGAGCGGCTGCGCAACGCGCTGCTGGGCGCGATCTCACACGACGTGCGCACGCCGTTGACCGCGCTCATCGCGCTGGCCGAATCGCTGCAGGCGCCGTCCGATGCCGCGGCCGATCCGCGCGCGGTGGCGCGCGCCATCGTCGCGCAGGCGCACCAGCTGCACGCGCTGGTCAACAACCTGCTGGACATGGCGCGGCTCGAAAGCGGCATCGCCGGCGGCGCGGTCAACCTGCGCCGCGAATGGCAGTCGGTGGAGGAGGTGGTCGGCGCCGCCATCCGCGCGGCACGGCCCGCGCTCGGCGACATGCCGGTGCGGACCGATCTGCCCGCCGAGCTGCCGCTGGTCGAGTTCGACGCCGTGCTGATCGAGCGCGTGCTGGTCAACCTGCTGGAGAACGCGGCCAAGTACGGCCGGCCGCCCGTCGTGGTCGGCGCGCGCGTCACGCCGAAGACGCTGGTGCTCACGGTGCGCGACCACGGGCCGGGCCTGCCGCCGTCGATGCAGGGCCAGGAACAGTTGCTGTTCGAGAAATTCACCCGCGGCCAGGCGGAGTCGGCCACGCCGGGCGTCGGCCTGGGCCTCGCCATCTGCAAGGCGGTGGTCGGCGCGCACGGCGGCGACATCGCGGCCACGAACGCCGTCGATGGCGGTGCAGAATTCGCGGTCACGCTGCCGCGCCGCGAGCCGCCCGAACCGGTGGCCGACAGCGGCGACTGA
- the kdpE gene encoding two-component system response regulator KdpE: MPAPTAIVIEDEPQIRRFVRGALEAEGWLVHEAGTLREGLAAAGTRQPDLLVLDLGLPDGDGVALIRDVRGWSGVPIIVLSARTDEADKIAALDAGADDYLTKPFGTGELLARVRANLRRPRASGGGDEPEPVFRFGEVEVDRSARLVRRAGSEVHLTPTEYRLLSVLIANAGRVLTQRQLLREVWGPSHAEQSHYLRIYMGHLRQKLEADPAQPRHLLTETAVGYRLVA, from the coding sequence ATGCCCGCTCCCACCGCCATCGTCATCGAGGACGAACCGCAGATCCGCCGCTTCGTGCGCGGCGCGCTCGAGGCCGAGGGCTGGCTGGTGCATGAGGCCGGCACCTTGCGCGAAGGCCTGGCGGCGGCCGGCACGCGGCAGCCCGACCTGCTGGTGCTCGACCTCGGTCTGCCGGATGGCGACGGCGTCGCATTGATCCGCGACGTGCGCGGCTGGTCGGGCGTGCCGATCATCGTGCTCTCGGCGCGCACCGACGAGGCCGACAAGATCGCCGCACTCGATGCCGGCGCCGACGATTACCTGACCAAGCCCTTCGGCACCGGCGAACTGCTGGCGCGCGTGCGCGCCAACCTGCGCCGGCCGCGCGCGTCCGGTGGCGGCGATGAGCCCGAGCCGGTGTTCCGCTTCGGCGAGGTCGAGGTCGACCGCAGCGCACGGCTGGTGCGGCGCGCGGGCAGCGAGGTGCATCTCACGCCCACCGAGTACCGGCTGCTGTCGGTGCTGATCGCCAATGCCGGGCGCGTGCTCACGCAACGCCAGCTGCTGCGCGAGGTGTGGGGGCCTTCGCATGCCGAGCAGAGCCACTACCTGCGCATCTACATGGGGCACCTGCGGCAGAAGCTGGAGGCCGATCCGGCGCAGCCGCGGCACCTGCTGACGGAGACCGCCGTCGGCTACCGGTTGGTGGCTTAA
- a CDS encoding pseudouridine synthase, which translates to MTDAAAPSRLNKRMAELGLCSRREADEWIAQGWVKVNGRVAEMGVKVLPADRIEVDRQAQNQQQQQVTILLHKPMGYVSGQAEDGHEPAVVLINPRTHWREDPSRNRFSPPQLRGLAPAGRLDIDSVGLLVLTQDGRVARQLIGEDSGMEKEYLVRVAYGPVAENSQAAFPREGLARLRHGLSLDGQPLKPAQVEWQNPEQLRFVLTEGKKRQIRRMCELVGLKVVGLKRIRIGRVLLGRLPVGQWRYLGPDERF; encoded by the coding sequence ATGACCGACGCCGCCGCACCTTCCCGTCTCAACAAACGCATGGCCGAGCTTGGCCTGTGCTCGCGCCGCGAAGCGGACGAGTGGATTGCGCAGGGCTGGGTCAAGGTCAACGGCCGGGTCGCCGAAATGGGCGTCAAGGTGCTGCCGGCCGATCGCATCGAGGTCGACCGCCAGGCGCAGAACCAGCAGCAGCAACAGGTCACAATCCTGCTGCACAAGCCGATGGGCTATGTGAGCGGCCAGGCCGAGGACGGGCACGAGCCCGCGGTGGTGCTGATCAACCCGCGCACGCACTGGCGCGAAGACCCGAGCCGCAACCGCTTCTCGCCGCCGCAGCTGCGCGGGCTCGCACCGGCGGGCCGGCTCGACATCGATTCGGTGGGGCTGCTGGTCCTCACGCAGGATGGCCGCGTCGCGCGCCAGCTCATCGGCGAGGACTCCGGCATGGAGAAGGAGTATCTGGTGCGCGTGGCCTACGGACCGGTGGCCGAGAATTCACAGGCTGCCTTCCCGCGCGAAGGGCTCGCCAGGCTGCGCCACGGCCTGAGCCTCGACGGCCAGCCGCTGAAGCCGGCCCAGGTCGAATGGCAGAACCCCGAGCAACTGCGCTTCGTGCTGACCGAAGGCAAGAAGCGCCAGATCCGCCGCATGTGCGAGCTGGTCGGGCTCAAGGTCGTCGGCCTCAAGCGCATCCGCATCGGTCGCGTGCTGCTGGGCCGGCTGCCCGTCGGCCAGTGGCGCTACCTGGGCCCGGACGAGCGCTTCTAG
- a CDS encoding DUF3761 domain-containing protein, protein MNLSLKALLAAAGLLGALAAQAQALPADAPAGTTVQCKDGSYAAPDSKSGACRGHKGIKTWFGKAGAAAPAAAAAPAAAAAPTAPAATPPAAMSKAGAAPAAATAAAKTTARPDPSTMAAAPGGGAGKVWVNESSKVYHCMGDRYYGKTKKGEYMSEADAKAKGAHASGGKACAA, encoded by the coding sequence ATGAATCTCTCCCTCAAGGCATTGCTGGCCGCGGCCGGTCTTCTTGGCGCGCTCGCTGCCCAGGCACAAGCGCTGCCGGCCGACGCGCCGGCCGGCACCACGGTCCAGTGCAAGGACGGCAGCTACGCCGCGCCCGACAGCAAGTCGGGCGCCTGCCGCGGCCACAAGGGAATCAAGACCTGGTTCGGCAAGGCCGGCGCTGCCGCACCCGCGGCGGCCGCGGCACCGGCGGCAGCCGCGGCACCGACCGCCCCAGCCGCAACCCCGCCGGCAGCAATGAGCAAGGCCGGCGCCGCACCGGCGGCCGCCACCGCGGCGGCCAAGACGACCGCGCGCCCCGATCCCTCGACCATGGCCGCCGCACCCGGCGGCGGCGCGGGCAAGGTCTGGGTCAATGAGTCGAGCAAGGTCTACCACTGCATGGGCGACCGCTATTACGGCAAGACCAAGAAGGGCGAGTACATGAGCGAGGCCGATGCCAAGGCCAAGGGCGCGCACGCATCGGGCGGCAAGGCTTGTGCTGCATAG
- a CDS encoding response regulator, translating into MRALLVEDDEMIGRSLMQALEGAGWSVDWVRDGALAHSAFADGDYTCVLLDLGLPRQDGTEVLRRARERGDATPVLVLTARDGLDDRINVLDLGADDYLLKPFALRELLARMRAVVRRRDGAAHSLIGTAALQLDLTTRDVLVNGVREVLTAREFALLHALLERPGAILSREQLENRIYGWGEEVTSNAVDVLIHGMRRKLGADAIRNVRGLGWRVAAG; encoded by the coding sequence GTGCGCGCCTTGCTGGTGGAAGATGACGAAATGATCGGCCGCAGCCTGATGCAGGCGCTCGAGGGCGCCGGCTGGTCGGTCGACTGGGTGCGCGACGGCGCGCTGGCGCACAGCGCCTTCGCCGACGGCGACTACACCTGCGTGCTGCTCGACCTCGGCCTGCCGCGCCAGGACGGCACCGAGGTGCTGCGCCGCGCGCGCGAGCGCGGCGATGCGACGCCTGTGCTGGTGCTGACCGCGCGCGACGGCCTGGACGACCGCATCAACGTGCTCGATCTCGGCGCCGACGATTACCTGCTCAAGCCTTTCGCGCTGCGCGAACTGCTCGCGCGCATGCGCGCCGTGGTGCGCCGCCGCGACGGCGCCGCGCATTCGCTCATCGGTACCGCCGCGCTGCAACTCGACCTGACGACGCGCGACGTGCTGGTCAACGGCGTGCGCGAGGTGCTGACCGCGCGCGAGTTCGCGCTGCTGCATGCGCTGCTCGAGCGGCCCGGCGCGATCCTGTCGCGCGAGCAGCTGGAGAACCGCATCTACGGCTGGGGCGAGGAGGTCACCAGCAATGCCGTCGACGTGCTGATCCACGGCATGCGACGCAAGCTCGGCGCCGACGCCATTCGCAACGTGCGCGGGCTCGGCTGGCGGGTCGCGGCGGGATGA
- a CDS encoding sensor histidine kinase, which translates to MSVVGLRRASLRGQLLVWLIALYLVAIATTAWFSYVAYGRLVNNFMDDQMRLVAESHATHHRLPALEPVSREDALRRGAFVVQIWSADGSTLLAASWPGFGVALQPAMGFGEVRTGAADEDRWRVYTAPRGELADAPRVQVVQNGAFRRNRIVRRALLESLPLLLLLPVTLLILWGIVSAVSRSLRAVARDVAAQDEGSIDELSVARVPEEIAPLVTAFNSLLARLRNTLSMQRHFMQDAAHELRTPMAAIGLQIENLRAHVPPGDAAERFAQLEGGVTRAQHLIEQLLSLSRHAAPEIGPPSTVDVAALLRDSVGQLMALADQRRVDIGFEGRIAPVLSASAAELRSVFDNLIDNAVRYAPEGGVVDVRLHEVGGHAVVDVVDNGPGIPPELLGRVFDRFFRVSGAPVGGSGLGLAIAQAVAARHGLRIVLANRTDGPGLIARVHLRGGSS; encoded by the coding sequence ATGAGCGTCGTTGGCTTGCGGCGAGCCTCGCTGCGCGGCCAGCTGCTGGTGTGGCTGATCGCGCTGTACCTGGTGGCGATCGCGACCACGGCCTGGTTCTCCTACGTCGCCTACGGCCGGCTGGTCAACAACTTCATGGACGACCAGATGCGGCTGGTGGCGGAGTCGCACGCGACCCATCACCGGCTGCCGGCGCTGGAGCCCGTGAGCCGCGAGGACGCGCTGCGGCGCGGCGCCTTCGTCGTGCAGATCTGGAGCGCCGACGGCAGCACGCTGCTGGCCGCCTCCTGGCCCGGCTTCGGCGTTGCGCTGCAACCGGCGATGGGCTTCGGCGAGGTTCGCACGGGCGCCGCCGACGAAGACCGATGGCGCGTCTACACGGCCCCGCGCGGCGAGCTGGCCGACGCGCCGCGCGTGCAGGTGGTGCAGAACGGCGCCTTCCGGCGCAACCGCATCGTTCGCCGCGCGCTGCTGGAGAGCCTGCCGCTGTTGCTGCTGCTGCCGGTGACGCTGCTGATCCTCTGGGGCATCGTCTCGGCGGTCTCGCGCTCGCTGCGTGCGGTGGCCCGCGACGTGGCGGCGCAGGACGAAGGCAGCATCGACGAACTCTCGGTCGCGCGGGTGCCCGAAGAGATCGCGCCGCTGGTGACTGCCTTCAACAGCCTGCTCGCGCGGCTGCGCAACACGCTGTCGATGCAGCGCCACTTCATGCAGGACGCGGCGCACGAGCTGCGCACGCCGATGGCCGCGATCGGGCTGCAGATCGAGAACCTGCGCGCCCACGTGCCGCCGGGCGATGCCGCCGAGCGCTTCGCGCAGCTCGAAGGCGGCGTGACGCGTGCGCAGCATCTGATCGAGCAGCTGCTGAGCCTCTCCCGGCACGCGGCGCCGGAAATCGGGCCGCCGAGCACGGTCGATGTCGCCGCGCTGCTGCGCGACAGCGTCGGCCAGCTGATGGCGCTGGCGGACCAGCGGCGCGTCGACATCGGCTTCGAGGGCCGCATCGCGCCGGTGCTGTCGGCATCGGCCGCGGAGCTGCGCAGCGTGTTCGACAACCTGATCGACAACGCGGTGCGCTATGCGCCGGAGGGCGGCGTGGTCGACGTGCGGCTGCACGAGGTCGGCGGGCATGCGGTGGTCGACGTGGTGGACAACGGGCCGGGGATTCCGCCCGAACTGCTCGGCCGCGTGTTCGATCGTTTCTTCCGCGTCTCGGGCGCGCCCGTCGGCGGCAGCGGGCTCGGCCTGGCGATCGCGCAGGCGGTGGCGGCGCGGCATGGGTTGCGCATCGTGCTCGCGAACCGCACCGACGGCCCCGGCCTGATCGCGCGCGTGCATCTGCGCGGCGGCTCATCCTGA
- the htpG gene encoding molecular chaperone HtpG → MTTSKTKLPFQAEVAQLLHLVTHSLYSNKEIFLRELISNASDACDKLRFEAIDKPDLYGDQPKLEVRVAFDKAAKTLTITDTGIGLSEQEAIDNLGTIAKSGTKEFMSKLSGDQKADAQLIGQFGVGFYSGFIVADKITVESRRAGLPNEEGVRWTSSGAGDFEVDTITRAERGTGVTLHLRDDADEYLNAWKLKSVIGKYSDHISLPILMEKEEWKEGEDSKGGEMVKTGEWEPVNQANALWSRPKKDITDEQYAEFYKTISHDFEAPLAWSHNRVEGSTEYTQLLYIPAKAPMDLWNRDKSAGVKLYVKRVFIMDDAEALLPSYLRFVKGVIDSADLPLNVSRELLQESRDVKAIREGSTRRVLGTLEDLAKKQKTTGDSIEGKIDVGSGESVPAPAPTEGVTDVVDKKAADTTPAAEAAAEYSDESGKYAKFYAEFGAVLKEGLGEDFGNRERIAKLLRFASSTSDTVSVSFADYKSRMKEGQDAIYYITADTPAAAKNSPQLEIFRKKGIEVLLMTDRVDEWALNYLTEFDGTPLQSVAKGAVDLGKLQDEAEKKAAEEAAESFKPMLERLKEALKDKAEDVRVTTRLVDSPACLVVQDGGMSTQLARMLKQAGQPAPDLKPVLEVNADHPLVRKLESSAHFDDLANILFDQALLAEGGLPADPAAYVRRVNALLV, encoded by the coding sequence ATGACCACTTCCAAGACCAAACTCCCCTTCCAGGCCGAAGTCGCCCAGCTGCTTCACCTCGTCACGCATTCGCTCTACTCCAACAAGGAAATCTTCCTGCGCGAGCTGATCTCGAACGCGTCGGACGCCTGCGACAAGCTGCGCTTCGAAGCCATCGACAAGCCCGACCTCTATGGCGACCAGCCGAAGCTCGAGGTGCGCGTGGCCTTCGACAAGGCCGCCAAGACCCTCACCATCACCGACACCGGCATCGGCCTGAGCGAGCAGGAAGCCATCGACAATCTCGGCACCATCGCCAAGAGCGGCACCAAGGAATTCATGAGCAAGCTCTCGGGCGATCAGAAGGCCGATGCGCAGCTCATCGGCCAGTTCGGCGTGGGCTTCTATTCGGGCTTCATCGTGGCCGACAAGATCACCGTCGAATCGCGCCGTGCGGGGCTGCCGAATGAAGAGGGCGTGCGCTGGACGAGCAGCGGCGCAGGCGACTTCGAGGTCGACACCATCACGCGCGCCGAGCGCGGCACCGGCGTGACGCTGCACCTGCGCGACGATGCCGACGAGTACCTCAACGCGTGGAAGCTCAAGTCCGTGATCGGCAAGTACTCCGACCACATCTCGCTGCCCATCCTGATGGAAAAGGAAGAGTGGAAAGAGGGTGAAGACAGCAAGGGCGGCGAGATGGTCAAGACCGGCGAATGGGAGCCGGTCAATCAAGCCAACGCGCTCTGGAGCCGGCCCAAGAAGGACATCACCGACGAGCAGTACGCCGAGTTCTACAAGACCATCAGCCACGACTTCGAAGCGCCGCTGGCCTGGAGCCACAACCGCGTCGAAGGCTCGACCGAGTACACGCAATTGCTCTATATCCCGGCCAAGGCGCCGATGGACCTGTGGAACCGCGACAAGAGCGCGGGCGTCAAGCTCTACGTCAAGCGCGTCTTCATCATGGACGATGCCGAAGCGCTGTTGCCGAGCTACCTGCGCTTCGTCAAGGGCGTGATCGATTCGGCCGACCTGCCGCTCAACGTGAGCCGCGAGCTGCTGCAGGAAAGCCGCGACGTGAAGGCGATCCGCGAAGGCTCCACCCGCCGCGTGCTCGGCACGCTCGAAGACTTGGCGAAGAAGCAGAAGACCACGGGTGACAGCATCGAGGGCAAGATCGACGTCGGCTCCGGCGAATCGGTGCCCGCACCCGCGCCGACCGAAGGCGTGACCGACGTGGTCGACAAGAAGGCCGCCGACACCACGCCCGCCGCCGAGGCCGCGGCCGAGTACAGCGACGAATCGGGCAAGTACGCCAAGTTCTACGCCGAGTTCGGCGCGGTCCTCAAGGAAGGCCTGGGCGAGGACTTCGGCAACCGCGAGCGCATCGCCAAGCTGCTGCGCTTCGCGTCGAGCACCAGCGACACGGTCAGCGTGAGCTTTGCCGACTACAAGTCGCGCATGAAGGAAGGGCAGGACGCGATTTACTACATCACGGCCGACACGCCGGCGGCCGCGAAGAACAGCCCGCAGCTCGAGATCTTCCGCAAGAAGGGCATCGAGGTGCTGCTCATGACCGACCGGGTCGACGAGTGGGCGCTCAACTACCTCACCGAATTCGACGGCACGCCATTGCAGAGCGTGGCCAAGGGCGCGGTCGATCTCGGCAAGCTGCAGGACGAGGCCGAGAAGAAGGCGGCCGAGGAAGCGGCCGAATCCTTCAAGCCGATGCTCGAACGCCTCAAGGAAGCGCTCAAGGACAAGGCCGAGGACGTGCGCGTGACCACGCGCCTGGTCGACTCACCCGCATGCCTGGTGGTGCAGGACGGCGGCATGAGCACGCAACTCGCGCGCATGCTCAAGCAGGCCGGCCAGCCGGCACCCGACCTGAAGCCGGTGCTGGAGGTGAATGCCGACCATCCGCTGGTGCGCAAGCTCGAAAGCTCGGCGCACTTCGACGACCTCGCGAACATCCTGTTCGATCAGGCGCTGCTGGCCGAGGGCGGCTTGCCGGCGGATCCGGCGGCCTACGTGCGGCGCGTCAACGCATTGTTGGTCTGA
- a CDS encoding CaiB/BaiF CoA transferase family protein yields the protein MTTPPGTGALAGIRVLDLSRILGGPYCGQVLGDHGADVLKIEPPQGDDTRTWGPPFRDGVASYYHGLNRNKRVQHLDLGSEEGRATLMALLPEADVLIENFKTGTMERWGIGYEQLSQRFPRLVWCRVSGFGADGPLGALPGYDAAVQAMTGIMSINGEADGGPLRVGLPVVDMVTGLNATIGVLLALQERTRSGRGQFIEAALYDSGLSLLHPHAANWFMDGATPKRTGNAHPNIYPYDALATGTDPVFVAVGNDRQFASFCRCIGEPALAEDPMYRDARSRSVNRETLKPRLEALLAKFDGRALVETLMAAGVPAAPVLPVDAALAHPHTAHRGMVVELEGGYRGIASPVKLSRTPASYRHAPLTPGSKFD from the coding sequence ATGACCACCCCTCCCGGCACCGGCGCCCTCGCGGGCATCCGCGTCCTCGATCTCTCGCGCATCCTGGGCGGCCCTTACTGCGGCCAGGTGCTCGGCGATCACGGCGCCGACGTGCTCAAGATCGAGCCGCCGCAAGGCGACGACACGCGCACCTGGGGCCCGCCCTTCAGGGACGGCGTGGCCTCCTATTACCACGGGCTCAACCGCAACAAGCGCGTGCAGCACCTGGACCTCGGATCTGAAGAAGGCCGCGCCACGCTGATGGCGCTGCTGCCCGAGGCCGACGTGCTGATCGAGAACTTCAAGACCGGCACGATGGAGCGCTGGGGCATCGGCTACGAGCAGCTCTCGCAGCGCTTTCCGCGGCTGGTGTGGTGCCGCGTCTCGGGCTTCGGCGCCGACGGCCCGCTCGGCGCCTTGCCGGGCTACGACGCGGCGGTGCAGGCGATGACCGGGATCATGAGCATCAATGGCGAAGCCGACGGCGGTCCGCTGCGCGTGGGCCTGCCGGTGGTGGACATGGTGACCGGACTGAACGCCACCATCGGCGTGCTGCTGGCGCTGCAGGAGCGCACCCGCAGCGGCCGCGGGCAGTTCATCGAGGCGGCGCTCTACGACAGCGGGCTGTCGCTGCTGCACCCGCACGCCGCCAACTGGTTCATGGACGGCGCGACGCCCAAGCGCACCGGCAATGCGCATCCCAACATCTACCCCTACGATGCGCTCGCCACAGGCACCGACCCGGTCTTCGTCGCCGTCGGCAACGATCGCCAGTTCGCGAGCTTCTGCCGCTGCATCGGCGAGCCGGCGCTGGCCGAGGATCCGATGTACCGCGACGCCCGTTCGCGCTCGGTGAACCGCGAAACGCTCAAGCCGAGGCTCGAGGCCCTGCTGGCGAAGTTCGACGGCCGCGCGCTGGTCGAGACGCTGATGGCCGCCGGCGTGCCGGCTGCGCCCGTGCTGCCGGTGGACGCGGCACTCGCGCATCCGCACACCGCGCACCGCGGCATGGTGGTCGAGCTCGAGGGCGGCTACCGCGGCATCGCCTCGCCCGTCAAGCTCAGCCGCACGCCGGCCAGCTACCGGCATGCGCCGCTGACCCCCGGAAGCAAGTTCGACTGA